GCTACACCGGGGTCTGCTTGAAGCCCTGGCAGTTCAGCTGCTGGAACAAGAACGACCCGAACTTTCCGTTCCTCAGTGGGGCAAGGCCGATTCCGTCCCGCGAGTTCGCGCAGGCGCGCATCGCCGCTGACCATGTGGTCGATGGCAAGCAACCAGACCCCACCGGCGGGGCGACTCACTACTACGCAACGACGATGCCGAAGCCGCCAGCCTGGAGCATTGCCGCGAAGCAAACGCTCCGGCTGGGGCATCATATTTTTTTCAGCGAGGTGAAGTAAGACACTGCACTTTAAGCGACGAGTCATCGCGAGGTCGGACCATCAGCGTCAGCTACCTAACACTTCGACTGAACAGGATTCTACGGTAACCAGAGTGCGCTCAGTTGGATGAAGCATGACCTTCACTTTTTATAGGATTTATAGGATTCGAGAACTTCTTGAAGATATTTCATCTTGTTCATGAGCCCCATTAAGTCAGCACCAAATTGATACGGCAGATCGTGTGTCACGATGGTCAGCCCAGTACTGTGCTTAAACGCGATTGCTACTACCTCCTCTCCTTTGAGATTTACGTAACCGGCATATGCGACCGGATTCATTATGGTCACGTATTTTTTCTGCGTAGTCCCATATGTGTCGAAAAATCCAGCAGCGGCAGCAGTTGTGCCATTTACAACTTCAATCGGCTCACCAGAATCATTGGATCTGATCGCTGCATCTAACACCAGATGGGATTTTTTAGTCTCTCGCGCGGACCACGACCGCGCGTAGAGCATGAAAAATACCAACAAAGCTACGATAATCAAAATTACTAAAAACATTGCCCAATCCTTATGATTTCAATCCAATTCGGTAACCGCAACCCTAAGATCTCTAGCAGGCTAATCGACCATGCATCAGGCGCCAAGTTCCGCCCCCCCCCCTAGCGGTTTCGCTCCTAGCGAACTAGCTTGACGATCTTCGTAACTATAGGACGCTAATGGCTAGCAATACCGGGATCATCAAGCATGAGAACGGCGGCAATCCTTATTCGCCAGGAGTTATTGCTGACGGCGTTCGTCGGGCGTTGGCCTGAGTGCGAAGAAATCCCATCCGCCAGCGGCGGTTGGATACCTCATCCGATGGAGGATGTTGTCCGTCCACCAATGGTGTTTGGGGTGTCCAGCAATCTTTGGAGACCCGGCCTGCAATGCAGGTTGGATGGGTAGCCGGATTGATTCCTCCCCAATACGCAACCGTAAGCGATTGATTTTATTGGAGCGCCAAGCAACAAAAAAGGCCGGGGTTTAATCGGCCTTTTCGAGCTTAATTATTTGATTTACATGGGAAATTTAGCATTGAGTGCGGCATCCCAGGCTTTGATTCCGTAAAGGTGCAACTTGTTGATTTCATCAGCCACGAGCTTGCCCCTTTGGAACGGTGCGAGAAAAAACGGTGACGGATTATGCCATGGACCAGCGGGTTCGGCTGCGACAGGTTGACGTGTTTATTGCAACTTGTCGCCGAAACGCTTGCAATTTGCCTCCGGGAAGAGGCCGCGCGCAGTGTAGGCAGTGTAGGCAGTGGATATTGCAGTTGTGTGATGTGGGTCGTGTCCGGCTTCGCGCCATCTCAAATATCGCGTCAACCCGTAGGACCGGCTGTAGGACCTACGGACGATCGATAAGCCTTGTTGACTTAGCGGGTAATAAAATCGCGAATCCGCTCTGCGGCTTCAATGCACTCGGCCAGCGGCGCTACCAGCGCCATACGCACGCGACCGGCGCCTGGGTTGAAACCGTCCACTTCCCGCGACAGATAGGAACCCGGCACCACAGTCACATGTTGCTCGACGAACAGGTCGCGGCAGAATACGGCGTCATCGGTGCCGACATTCGGCCACAGATAGAAGCCGCCGTCCGGACGCTGGACGTCCATGACCGGCGCGAGGATTGCCAGCACGGCGTCGAATTTCTCCCGATACAGCGCGCGATTGGCACGCACGTGTTCTTCGTCATTCCAGGCGGCGATGCTTGCCAGTTGCGTTTGCACCGGCATCGCGCAGCCGTGGTAAGTGCGGTACAGCAGGAAAGCCTTGAGGATTTCCGCATCACCGGCAACAAAGCCGGAACGCAGGCCCGGCAGGTTCGAGCGTTTGGACAGGCTATGGAACACCACGCAGCGTTTGAAATCCTGACGACCCAACGCCACGCATGCGCTGAGCAAGCCGGCTGGCGGGGTTTGTTCGTCGAAATACAGCTCGCTATAGCATTCATCGGCGGCGATCACGAAGTCATATTCGTCAGCCAGGGCGATGAGCTTTTTCAGGGTTTCCAGTGGAATCAGCGCGCCGGTGGGGTTGCCGGGTGAGCACAGGAACAGAATCTGGCAGCGTTTCCAGACATCGGCCGAGACTGCGTCGAAATCCGGGTTGAATCCGTTCTCGCTCAGGCACGGCAGGTAGTGCGGCTGCGCACCGGCCAGAAATGCTGCGCCTTCGTAGATCTGATAAAACGGGTTCGGGCTGACCACCAGCGCGTCGTCGCCGCGATTGACCACGGTCTGGGTGAAGGCGAACAGCGCTTCGCGGGTGCCGTTGACCGGCAGCACGTTGCGCGCCGGATCTAGCCAGCCGGCCGGTACGCCGAAACGCCGCTCGCACCAGCCAGCAATGGATTCGCGCAGTGCCGGAATGCCCAACGTGCTCGGATAAACCGCCATCTGGTCCAGATTGTCGGCCAGTGCCTTGGCGACGAATTCCGGCGAACGATGTTTGGGTTCGCCGATGGACAGCGCGACCGGGAGCTTTTCCGGGTTGGGCGTCACGCTGCCAAGCAGCGCGCGCAGCTTCTCGAACGGGTAAGGCTGCAGCAGTTGCATCGCGTTATTCATTGGTTTGGTCTCAAGAGCAGGGCGCGCGGGTCGGTGAGCGCCATTGAATCGATTCATGAAGAAAGCGGATCAGATGCTGATGCGCCATTCGCCGCCGGGTTCCTGATCGACACTGAGTTGCTCGACGATTGCGTCCTGCAATTGGCTGCACAGCTGCGGATCGGATAACGGCTGGTTGTTTTCATCGGTGATAAAGAACACGTCTTCCACGCGTTCGCCCAAGGTGGCGATCTTGGCATTCTGCAATGACAGATCGAACTCCAGGAAGATCTTGCCGATGCGCGCCAGCAGGCCGGGCCGGTCGGGCGCAGAGAGTTCCAGGACCGTGACCGGACGCTGGGCGTCATTGTGGATAGTGACTTGCGGCGCAAAAGCAAAGTGCTTGAGCTGGCGCGGCACCCGGCGCTTGATGATCGTCGGGTAATCGTCCGGATTGCGCAGCGCGTCGGTCAGGCCGTCACGAATCTGTTTGATCCGCTCGGGATTGTTGCCAATCGAGCCGCCATCGTTGTCGAGCACGATATAGGTGTCGAGGGTGAACTTGCTGCTGGAGGTAATGACCCGCGCATCGTGAATGTTCAGGTTCAGCTGGTCCATCGCGGCCACGGTTACCGCGAAGAAGTCATGCTGGTCGGGCGCATAGATGAAGATTTGTGTGCCGCCTTCGAACTCGCGCTGGGTGGTTTCCTTGATCAGCACCAACGGGCCGCCATCGACCGGCTGTTGCAGGATCGCATCGCTGTGCCACGCCACATCCCCGGCGGTATGCCGCAGGAAATAGTCATCGCCCAATTGCGCCCAAAGCTGCTCGACGTCGTCCGGATCAGTGCCGCTGCGCACCAGAATATCCAGCGCGGCGCTTTGTGTGCGGCGGATCTGCTCTTCGCGGTCTACCGGATTTTCCAGGCCGCGACGCAGGGCGCGCTTGGTTTCGGTGTATAGCTGGCGCAACAGGCTGGCCCGCCAGGAATTCCACAGTGTCGGGTTGGTGGCGTTGATGTCAGCCACGGTCAGCACGTACAGGTAATCCAGATGAACTTCGTCACCCACGAGCTGAGCGAAATCATGGATCACCTGCGGATCGGACAAGTCCTTGCGCTGGGCGGTGGTGGACATCACCAGGTGGTGGCTCACCAGCCAGACAATCAACCGGCTGTCCCAGCTCGGCAACTGGTGACGCACGCAGAATGCCTCGGCATCCACCGCGCCCAGCTCCGAGTGGTCGCCGCCACGGCCTTTGCCGATGTCGTGATACAAACCGGCGAGATAAATCAGTTCCGGCTTGGGCAGTTTGCCCATGATCTTGCTGGCCAGCGGGAATTTCTCGGACACCTGCGTGTATTGCAGCTTACGCAGGTGCTTGATGAGGTTCAGGGTGTGCGCATCGACGGTGTAGATGTGGAACAGGTCGTGCTGCATTTGCCCGACGATATGGCCAAACTCCGGCAAATACAGGCCCAGAATGCCGTAGCGGTTCATCCGGCGCAGATTGCGATGAATGCCGATTTCGCACTTGAACAGCTCGATGAACAGGCTGGTGTTGCGAATATCGTGGCGGAAATCATCGTTGATCAGGTGCCGATGTTCGCGTAACAGCCGGATGGTATCGGCGCGTACGCCTTTGATTTCCGGATGTTGGGCCATCAGCACGAAGATTTCGATCATGGCGAACGGTGTGCGTTTGAACACATTAGGCCGGGTCGCTTCGATGTAGCCGTCATGCAGCTGGAAGCGCGAATTGAGCGGCTGGGTCACCGCGCCTTCGTCTTCGACCAGAATCACTTCTTCGAAATGCTGGATGATCAAATCGCTCAGCTCGGCGATGCTCATGACCACGCGGTAGTACTTCTGCATGAAGCGTTCGATGGCCAGCTTCGCGTCGCTGTCCTGATAACCCAGCAGGGCGGCGATGCTGCTCTGATAGTCGAACAGCAACCGATCTTCGGAACGGCCGGCCAGCATGTGCAGGGCGTAGCGAACCTTCCAGAGAAATTCCTGGGAGGCGGCCAGCAGGTTGTTCTCGCTTTCCAGCAGGAAGCCTTCGCCGGCCAGTGCGTGCAGATTGAGGGTGCCGTATTGGCGACGGGCAACCCACAGGATGGTCTGGATATCGCGCAGACCGCCGGGACCCCCTTTTACATTGGGCTCCAGGTTGTATTCGGTGTCGTTGTACTTGTGATGCCGGTTCTTCTGCTCGGCGCGTTTGGCGAGGAAAAACTCCTTGCTCGGCCACATTTGCGTCGGGCTGGTGACTTCCAGCATGCGCTGGCGCAGACGCTCCGGTCCGGCAATGGTGCGACTTTCCATCAGGTTGGTGATCACCGTCAGGTCGGCGCGGCCTTCCTGGGCGCATTCGTCGACCGAACGCACGCTCTGACCCACTTCCAGGCCGATGTCCCACAGCAACGTCAGAAAACGCTCGATGGGCTCGCGGAAGACTTCGTGATCGGCGCTGTCCAGCAGAATCAGCAGGTCGATGTCGGAATAAGGATGCAGCTCGCCGCGCCCGTAGCCGCCAACGGCCAGCAGGGCGATGTCGGCTTCTTCGCTCCAGTCGAAGTGATCCCAGGCCTGTTGCAGGATGTTATCGACAAACCAGGCCCGATCCTCGATCAGCCGGCGGATGTCGCGGCCGGACTTGAAGCGTGCGTCGAGCACTTCCCGCGCATTGCGGATGGCTTTCTTGAAGGCCGCAATAGGGCTCGCCTTCAAGGCCAGTTCGGCCTGGAACTGGCCGCGGTCGAACAAATCGGGATCCACCTGCGGCATGGAACTGCTTTCCTTTTATCTATATCGGGCGAGCCTGGGGACCAGAACGGAGATCCGGATCAGGCTGACGTTCGGGCAATGGTGTCGTCGCTGCGCAAGGTAAAGATTTCATAGCCATCGGCGGTGACCAGAATCGTGTGTTCCCACTGCGCGGACAATTTGCGGTCCTTGGTGATCGCAGTCCAGCCATCGCCCAGCAAGCGGGTTTCAGCACGGCCCTGGTTGATCATCGGCTCGATGGTGAACGTCATGCCTTCCTTCAGTTCCATGCCATCGCCGGCCTTGCCGTAGTGCAGAACCTGAGGTTCTTCATGGAAGACCTTGCCGATGCCGTGCCCGCAATATTCGCGCACCACAGAGAAACCGCTCTTCTCGGCGTGCTTCTGGATCACTTCGCCGATATCACCCAGACGGGTGCCGGGACGCACGATTTCGATGCCCTTATACAGGCATTCCTGAGTGATTTTTGACAGGCGCTCGGCCCATTCTGGCACTTTGCCAACATGGAACATCTTGCTGGTATCGCCGTGGTAGCCATCCTTGATGACCGTCACGTCGATGTTCAGCACGTCGCCGTTCTTCAGTGGCTTGTCATTGGGGATGCCGTGGCAGACCACGTGGTTGATCGAGGTGCAGATCGATTTTGGATAGCCCTTGTAGTTCAGGGGCGCAGGAATGGCTTTCTGCTCGTTAACGATAAAGTCATGGCAGATGCGATCCAGCTCTTCGGTTGTAACGCCAGGCTTGACGTAAGCACCGATCATTTCCAGGACGTCGGCAGCCAGGCGGCCGGCGATACGCATCTTTTCGATGTCTTCAGGGGTTTTGATGGTGACTGTCATACGAACTCTCTCGGCACGGCAAGCGTGCGGCTAATACGGAAAGCGGCGATTCTATCAGACCGTCGAAGACCGGGTGATCATGGCTTCCTTATATAGGGGCGCGAAGCCACTAATAAAAGTGTGTGAGAACAAGCGCTTGATCCGGGTTTCGTTATCTGAACTTTTATGATATAAAATGCGCCGCTTTCCGGGGTATGCCCCGCAAGCCCAAACCCACACACGTGTCGACACGATGACCTGGGTGCCTTCGGCTCGAAGCCGCTGGTTGGTCATTGGGATACGTGGAGGCCTAACCCGACTTATCAAGGAACTATCATGTCCCAAGTCAATATGCGCGATATGCTGAAGGCCGGTGTGCACTTCGGTCACCAAACCCGTTACTGGAACCCGAAAATGGGTAAATACATTTTCGGCGCGCGTAACAAGATCCACATTATCAACCTTGAAAAAACCCTGCCAATGTTCAACGAAGCTCTGACTTTCGTTGAGCGCCTGGCTTCGGGCAAAAACAAGATCCTGTTCGTCGGCACCAAGCGTTCGGCTGGCAAGATCGTTGCTGAAGAAGCGGCACGTTGCGGTTCGCCGTACGTCGATCACCGCTGGTTGGGCGGCATGCTCACCAACTTCAAAACCATCCGCCAGTCGATCAAGCGTCTGCGTGAGCTTGAAATCCAGGCTGAAGACGGCACGTTCGCCAAGCTGACCAAGAAAGAGGCGCTGATGCGCACTCGCGATCTGGAAAAGCTGGACCGTAGCCTTGGTGGTATCAAGGATATGGGCGGTCTGCCAGACGCACTGTTCGTTATCGACGTTGATCACGAGCGCATCGCAATCACCGAAGCCAACAAGCTGGGCATCCCTGTTATCGGCGTAGTCGATACCAACAGCAGCCCGGAAGGCGTTGACTACATCATCCCAGGCAACGATGACGCAATCCGCGCTATCCAGCTGTACATGGGTTCGATGGCTGATGCTGTGATCCGTGGTCGTAACAATGTTGCTGGCGGCACCGACGTTTTCGTCGAAGAAGCTCCAGCTGCAGCAGTGGTTGAAGGCTGAGTAACTAACGCCTGGCGTTGACTCAGTACGCAAAAAGGGGGCTTGGCCCCCTTTTTGCCACCTCGAAAACCATGTGTCGGCGTAGTCATGGCGCTGTTGTCATGTATGGCTGTCACCCTGTGTTTTCAAGAATTTTGTACGCCCGATCCGTCGGGTGGAATGGTTTAAGACCTATCCAAGAGGATTTTGAAATGGCAGAGATTACTGCAGCGTTGGTTAAAGAACTGCGCGAGCGTACCGGTGAAGGCATGATGGATTGCAAAAAGGCCTTGACCAAGGCTGGCGGCGACATCGAAAAAGCCATTGATGACATGCGTGCTTCCGGCGCGATCAAGGCAGCCAAAAAAGCAGGCAACGTTGCTGCTGAAGGTGCTATCGCAATCAAGGACGACGGCAAGGCTGCCGTTATCATCGAAGTCAACTCGCAGACCGACTTCCTGGCTCTGCAGGACGATTTCAAGGCATTCGTTGCTGCCAGCGTCGAGAAAGCCTTCACTGACAAGCTGACTGACGTCGCTCCGTTGATCGAAGCTCAGGAAGCTGCACGTCTGGTACTGGTCGGCAAGGTTGGCGAAAACGTCAACATCCGTCGTCTGGCCCGCATCGAAGGCGACGTTGTAGGTTCTTACCTGCACGGCAACAAGATCGGCGTAGTTGTGACCCTCAAAGGCGGCACCGTCGAGCTGGCTAAAGATATCGCCATGCACGTAGCGGCAAGCAACCCTGAGTTCCTGCTGCCTTCGGAAGTTTCGGCCGAAGCGATCGAGCGCGAAAAAGGCGTCTTCCTGCAACTGAACGAAGACAAGATCAAAGGCAAGCCAGCCGAAATCGTTGAGAAAATGGTTGGCGGCCGTATCACCAAGTTCCTGGCCGAAGCCAGCCTTGTTGAGCAAGCCTTCGTCAAAACTCCGGAAGTCAAGGTCGGTGAACTGGCCAAGAAAGCCGGCGCTGAAATCGTTTCCTTCACCTACTTCAAAGTAGGCGACGGCATCGAGAAGCCAGTTGATAACTTCGCTGACGAAGTTGCTGCACAATTGGCTGCTGCCAAGCAGTAAGACGTTTTTTCAACGTCGCCCCAAAGAGGCTGCCCGCTCACGCGCGCAGCCTCTTTGGCAAAGGCAAAAAGGAAAAGGTATTTGTTTTCCTTGGAGAAGTGGCTTACAAGGCTGCATTCTTCCGACGCTGTCGCAGCGTCAAGCTAGAGTTAGCGCAGGCTTAAAGTGCCGGCACAGATTTTTTTTTCAGAAAAACGCCGCAGGAGAGATTCGCAATGGCTCAGCAGGGCAGTGGTTATCAGGCTCGCTATAAACGCATTCTACTCAAGCTTAGCGGCGAGGCCCTCATGGGCTCGGAAGAGTTCGGCATCGATCCCAAGGTTCTGGATCGAATGGCGCTGGAAGTCGGCCAGCTGGTCGGCATCGGTGTTCAGGTCGGACTGGTGATTGGCGGTGGCAATCTGTTTCGCGGTGCGGCGCTGAGTGCTGCCGGTATGGATCGTGTTACCGGCGATCACATGGGCATGCTGGCCACTGTGATGAATGCCTTGGCCATGCGCGATGCGCTGGAGCGCGCCAATATCTCGGCTATCGTGATGTCGGCGATTTCCATGGTGGGCGTGACTGACCACTACGACCGTCGCAAGGCCATGCGTCACCTGAATGCCAAGGAAGTCGTCATCTTTGCCGCCGGTACTGGCAATCCGTTTTTCACCACCGATTCGGCCGCGTGCTTGCGTGCGATCGAAATCGATGCCGACGTCGTGCTCAAAGCGACCAAGGTTGATGGTGTCTACACCGCAGACCCGTTCAAAGACCCGCATGCAGAGAAGTTCGATCATCTGACTTACGATGAAGTGCTGGATCGCAAGTTGGGCGTGATGGATCTGACGGCTATTTGCCTGTGCCGCGACCACAAGATGCCATTGCGCGTCTTTAACATGAACAAGCCCGGCGCCTTGCTGAATATCGTCCATGGCGGCGCTGAGGGAACCCTGATCGAGGAAGGCCAACAATGATCAACGAAATCAAGAAAGACGCTCAAGAGCGCATGCAGAAATCCCTGGAATCCCTGGCGCACGCGTTCAGCCGGATTCGTACCGGTCAGGCGCACCCAAGTATTCTGGGTGGTGTGATGGTGCCGTATTACGGCGCAGACACCCCGCTGAACCAGGTTGCCAATGTCACCGTCAAAGACTCGCGTACCCTGCAGGTCGTCGCTTTCGAGCGCAACATGCTCGCGGCTGTCGACAAGGCGATCCAGAGTTCCGGCCTGGGTTTCAACCCGACCAACCTGGGTGAGTTGCTGCTGATTTCCATGCCGGCCCTGACTGAAGAAACCCGCAAGGGCTTCACCAAACAGGCTCGCGAAGCAGCAGAAGACGCTCGCGTTGCCGTGCGTAACATCCGTCGTGATGCCCTGAGCCAACTCAAGGATCTGGTCAAAGAAAAAGAAATCAGCGAAGACGAAGAGCGTCGCGGTGCTGATGACGTTCAGAAACTGACCGACAAATTCGTCGCTGAAATTGAAGTCGCCGTGAAGCAGAAAGAAGCTGACCTGATGGCTGTATAAGGTTCGGGGCTTTCATGGAAAAGACAAAACTGGCCGGGCCTTCATCGGTGCCGCGTCATGTAGCGATCATCATGGATGGGAACAATCGCTGGGCCAAGAAGCGCCTGCTGCCCGGTGTCGCCGGTCATAAAGCAGGCGTCGATGCTGTTCGTGCGGTGATTGAGGTGTGTGCCGAGGCCAAGGTCGAAGTGCTCACCCTTTTTGCGTTCTCCAGTGAGAACTGGCAGCGCCCGGCAGAAGAAGTCGGCGCGCTGATGGAGCTGTTTTTTACGGCCCTGCGCCGTGAGACCCGACGTCTGAATGACAACGCCATCAGCTTGCGGATCATCGGTGATCGCTCTCGATTCCACCCTGAATTGCAGGCCGCCATGCGCGAAGCGGAATTGAGCACGGCGGGCAATGATCGGTTTGTCCTGCAGATTGCTGCCAACTACGGCGGTCAGTGGGATATCGCCCAGGCTGCCCAGCGTCTCGCCCGTGAAGTCCAGGCCGGGCATCTGCAACCTGAAGACATAACGCCGGAGTTGCTGCAAACCTGTCTGGCAACCGGCGATCTGCCTCTGCCGGACTTGTGCATCCGCACCGGTGGCGAGCACCGCATCAGTAATTTTCTGCTTTGGCAGCTGGCTTACGCCGAGCTGTACTTCTCCGACCTGTTCTGGCCGGACTTCAAACACGATGCCATGCGCGCTGCGCTGGCCGATTTCGCTTCGCGCCAACGTCGCTTCGGTAAAACGAGCGAGCAGGTAGAAGCTGGAGCCCGGGCTTAATGCTGAAACAACGGATCATCACGGCACTGATTCTGCTGCCAATTGCACTATGTGGCTTTTTCCTCCTTGAGGGCGCTGGTTTCGCGTTGTTCATCGGTCTGGTGGTGGTGCTGGGTGCCTGGGAATGGGCGCGTCTGGCGGGTTTCCCTGCCCAGTCCGCACGAATTGCCTATGCCGTGGCCGTGGCCGCCTTGTTGTTAGTGCTCTATCTGGTGCCCGGCCTTGCGCCGTGGGTATTGGTCGCAGCTGTGATCTGGTGGGCAGTGGCGACTTACCTGGTGCTGACCTATCCCGCGTCCAGTACGCATTGGGCAAGTGCCGCCTGCAAACTGACGATCGGCCTGTTGATCCTGCTGCCTGCGTGGCAGGGGCTGGTGCTGATCAAGCAGTGGCCACTGGGCAATTGGCTGATCCTTGCGGTGATGGTTCTGGTCTGGGGCGCTGACATTGGCGCGTACTTTTCCGGCAAGGCGTTCGGCAAGCGCAAGCTCGCGCCGAAAGTCAGTCCCGGCAAAAGCTGGGAAGGCGTGTATGGCGGTTTGCTTACCTGTCTGGTGATTACCGCCATCGTCGGCGTGTTTCGCGGCTGGTCGGTATCGCAGTTCGTGCTGGGACTGCTTGGGGCAGCCATCGTCGTGTTCATTTCCGTGGTGGGCGATTTGACGGAAAGCATGTTCAAGCGCCAATCCGGCATCAAGGACAGCAGTAATCTGTTGCCCGGACATGGCGGCGTCCTTGATCGCATCGACAGCCTGACCGCTGCCATTCCTGTTTTCGCGGCGCTGCTGTGGGCTGCTGAGTGGGGCGTTCTGTGAGTGGTCCGCAACTGATTACCGTGCTTGGGGCGACCGGATCGGTCGGCCTGAGCACCCTCGACGTCATCGCACGGCACCCTGATCGTTATCAGGTGTTCGCGCTCACCGGCTTCAGTCGCACGAGCGAATTGCTGGCGTTGTGCTTACGGCATACGCCGCGCTTTGCCGTGTTGCCGACGCAGGACATCGCTCGCAAGCTGCAGGATGATCTGGCGGCTGCTGGCCTGGACACTCGCGTGTTGGTCGGCGAGCGTGGTCTCTGCGAAGTGGCAGCGCATCCGCAGGTCGATACCGTGCTGGCGGCGATTGTCGGCGCGGCGGGGCTGCGGCCGACGCTGGCGGCTGTCGAGGCAGGCAAGAAAGTCCTGCTGGCCAACAAGGAAGCGCTGGTGATGTCCGGTGCGCTGTTCATGCAGGCTGTGCGCCACAGCGGCGCGGTGCTGCTGCCCATCGACAGCGAACACAATGCGATCTTCCAGTGTCTGCCGGTGGATTACGCTCGTGGCCTTGGGCCGGTAGGCGTGCGGCGCATTCTGCTGACAGCTTCGGGCGGCCCGTTTCGCGAAACGCCACTGGCCGAGTTGCACGATGTTTCCCCAGAGCAGGCGTGCGCTCATCCGAATTGGTCGATGGGGCGTAAAATCTCCGTAGACTCGGCAAGCATGATGAACAAGGGTCTGGAATTGATCGAGGCGTGCTGGCTGTTTGATGCGCGTCCTGAACAGATCGAAGTGGTCATTCATCCGCAGAGCGTGATTCATTCGATGGTGGATTACGTCGATGGCTCGGTGATCGCCCAGCTGGGCAATCCTGACATGCGCACGCCAATCGCCCACGCCCTGGCGTGGCCAGGAAGAATCGACTCCGGCGTCGCGCCTCTGGACTTGTTCAGTATCGCGCGGCTGGATTTCCAGGCGCCGGACGAAAATCGCTTCCCTTGCCTGCGTCTGGCTCGACAGGCGGCGGAGGCCGGCGACAGCGCTCCGGCAATGCTCAACGCTGCCAACGAGGTCGCGGTAGCCGCATTTCTTGATCGGCGCATCCGCTATCCGGAGATCGCGAGTATGATCGATGAGGTTTTGAATCTTGAGCCGGTTATTGCGCTCGAAGATCTGGCCGCAGTATTTGAGGTTGACTCCAAAGCGCGCGTTCTGGCCGAGCAATGGCTCAGCCGCAACGAGCGATAACAGCACACGCAAGAAAGAAAGCCCGGGCTCAGGCGACGGCAACCGAAAATGCCCGCTGAGTCTGTGACTGGAGAAGATTGATGAGCGCGCTCTATATGATTGTTGGCACCCTGGTTGCGCTGGGCGTGCTGGTGACCTTTCACGAATTTGGCCACTTTTGGGTGGCTCGGCGTTGTGGCGTCAAGGTTTTACGTTTCTCCGTAGGTTTCGGGATGCCGCTGGTCAAGTGGCACGACCGCAAGGGCACCGAATATGTGATTGCGGCGATTCCCCTGGGTGGTTACGTGAAGATGCTCGACGAGCGCGAAGGCGATGTCCCGCCTGAGCTTGCCGATCAATCCTTCAACCGCAAGACGGTTTATCAGCGTATCGCCATCGTCATCGCCGGTCCGGTTGCCAATTTCCTGCTGGCCATTGTGTTTTTCTGGGCGTTGGCAATGTTGGGCAGCCAGCAGGTGCGGCCGATTATCGGTGCGGTCGAGCCCGGCAGCATCGCGCAAAAAGCCGGGCTGACTGCCGGTCAGGAAATTGTTGATGTAGATGGCGAGCCCACCAACGGCTGGTCAGCGGTCAATCTGCAACTGGTGCGTCGCCTGGGTGAGAGCGGCACCATTGCCCTCAAGGTGCGCGAGCAGGGGTCGACCATCGACTTGCCGCATCAGCTGGCGCTGGATAACTGGCTCAAAGGCGCTGACGAGCCTGATCCGATCAAATCCCTGGGGATTCGCCCATGGCGTCCGGCGCTGCCGCCGGTATTGGCCGAACTGGATCCGAAAGGCCCGGCGCAGGCCGCAGGTCTCAAGACCGGTGATCGGCTGCTGGCACTGGATGGTCAGCCGCTGACCGAGTGGCAGCAGGTTGTGGATCGGGTCCGCGAACGTCCCGACGCGAAGATT
This genomic window from Pseudomonas sp. G.S.17 contains:
- a CDS encoding cell wall hydrolase, producing the protein MPVTEKDRDVLARTLWAEARGEGLAGQIAVAWTIRNRVDMDIHNDGQPDWWGEGYTGVCLKPWQFSCWNKNDPNFPFLSGARPIPSREFAQARIAADHVVDGKQPDPTGGATHYYATTMPKPPAWSIAAKQTLRLGHHIFFSEVK
- the dapC gene encoding succinyldiaminopimelate transaminase; this encodes MNNAMQLLQPYPFEKLRALLGSVTPNPEKLPVALSIGEPKHRSPEFVAKALADNLDQMAVYPSTLGIPALRESIAGWCERRFGVPAGWLDPARNVLPVNGTREALFAFTQTVVNRGDDALVVSPNPFYQIYEGAAFLAGAQPHYLPCLSENGFNPDFDAVSADVWKRCQILFLCSPGNPTGALIPLETLKKLIALADEYDFVIAADECYSELYFDEQTPPAGLLSACVALGRQDFKRCVVFHSLSKRSNLPGLRSGFVAGDAEILKAFLLYRTYHGCAMPVQTQLASIAAWNDEEHVRANRALYREKFDAVLAILAPVMDVQRPDGGFYLWPNVGTDDAVFCRDLFVEQHVTVVPGSYLSREVDGFNPGAGRVRMALVAPLAECIEAAERIRDFITR
- a CDS encoding [protein-PII] uridylyltransferase; amino-acid sequence: MPQVDPDLFDRGQFQAELALKASPIAAFKKAIRNAREVLDARFKSGRDIRRLIEDRAWFVDNILQQAWDHFDWSEEADIALLAVGGYGRGELHPYSDIDLLILLDSADHEVFREPIERFLTLLWDIGLEVGQSVRSVDECAQEGRADLTVITNLMESRTIAGPERLRQRMLEVTSPTQMWPSKEFFLAKRAEQKNRHHKYNDTEYNLEPNVKGGPGGLRDIQTILWVARRQYGTLNLHALAGEGFLLESENNLLAASQEFLWKVRYALHMLAGRSEDRLLFDYQSSIAALLGYQDSDAKLAIERFMQKYYRVVMSIAELSDLIIQHFEEVILVEDEGAVTQPLNSRFQLHDGYIEATRPNVFKRTPFAMIEIFVLMAQHPEIKGVRADTIRLLREHRHLINDDFRHDIRNTSLFIELFKCEIGIHRNLRRMNRYGILGLYLPEFGHIVGQMQHDLFHIYTVDAHTLNLIKHLRKLQYTQVSEKFPLASKIMGKLPKPELIYLAGLYHDIGKGRGGDHSELGAVDAEAFCVRHQLPSWDSRLIVWLVSHHLVMSTTAQRKDLSDPQVIHDFAQLVGDEVHLDYLYVLTVADINATNPTLWNSWRASLLRQLYTETKRALRRGLENPVDREEQIRRTQSAALDILVRSGTDPDDVEQLWAQLGDDYFLRHTAGDVAWHSDAILQQPVDGGPLVLIKETTQREFEGGTQIFIYAPDQHDFFAVTVAAMDQLNLNIHDARVITSSSKFTLDTYIVLDNDGGSIGNNPERIKQIRDGLTDALRNPDDYPTIIKRRVPRQLKHFAFAPQVTIHNDAQRPVTVLELSAPDRPGLLARIGKIFLEFDLSLQNAKIATLGERVEDVFFITDENNQPLSDPQLCSQLQDAIVEQLSVDQEPGGEWRISI
- the map gene encoding type I methionyl aminopeptidase gives rise to the protein MTVTIKTPEDIEKMRIAGRLAADVLEMIGAYVKPGVTTEELDRICHDFIVNEQKAIPAPLNYKGYPKSICTSINHVVCHGIPNDKPLKNGDVLNIDVTVIKDGYHGDTSKMFHVGKVPEWAERLSKITQECLYKGIEIVRPGTRLGDIGEVIQKHAEKSGFSVVREYCGHGIGKVFHEEPQVLHYGKAGDGMELKEGMTFTIEPMINQGRAETRLLGDGWTAITKDRKLSAQWEHTILVTADGYEIFTLRSDDTIARTSA
- the rpsB gene encoding 30S ribosomal protein S2, whose amino-acid sequence is MSQVNMRDMLKAGVHFGHQTRYWNPKMGKYIFGARNKIHIINLEKTLPMFNEALTFVERLASGKNKILFVGTKRSAGKIVAEEAARCGSPYVDHRWLGGMLTNFKTIRQSIKRLRELEIQAEDGTFAKLTKKEALMRTRDLEKLDRSLGGIKDMGGLPDALFVIDVDHERIAITEANKLGIPVIGVVDTNSSPEGVDYIIPGNDDAIRAIQLYMGSMADAVIRGRNNVAGGTDVFVEEAPAAAVVEG